The following proteins are encoded in a genomic region of Actinomadura sp. NAK00032:
- a CDS encoding MerR family transcriptional regulator, producing the protein MDGGYSIGELARLGGVTVKAVRFYSERGLVPEHGRSAAGHRRYGPEAVMRLGLVRTLRELGIDLATIERILDRRLPAAEAAAHAEAVAVQMRVLRLRYAVLSAAARRGSTPEEMDFMHRLARLSAAERDTLVDDFLNSAFGDPDAGPLSRVLHRSMAPELPDDPTSEQLEAWVELAELAEDPEFRSLMRGLFTEHPALETAPPRKPIVARVAETVAPLLAAGVTTNSPEAAQSVTQITTAYAAVQEQEDDAALRESLAAHLTAAADPRRERYSELLSIINGWDPPNYPGKELDWFLTAMAQTEH; encoded by the coding sequence ATGGACGGTGGCTACTCGATCGGCGAGTTGGCGCGGCTAGGCGGAGTCACGGTGAAGGCCGTGCGCTTCTACTCGGAGCGCGGCCTGGTGCCGGAGCATGGCAGAAGCGCGGCAGGACATCGGCGGTACGGGCCGGAAGCCGTGATGCGCCTCGGACTCGTGCGGACGCTGCGCGAACTCGGGATCGACCTGGCCACCATCGAGAGGATCTTGGACCGTCGACTACCAGCCGCCGAGGCCGCCGCCCATGCCGAGGCGGTCGCCGTACAGATGCGCGTCCTCCGGCTGCGCTACGCGGTGCTCTCAGCCGCGGCCAGGCGCGGCTCCACACCCGAGGAGATGGATTTCATGCACCGACTCGCCCGCCTTTCCGCCGCTGAGCGTGACACCCTCGTCGACGACTTCCTGAACAGCGCTTTCGGGGATCCCGACGCGGGCCCGCTCTCGCGCGTCCTGCACCGATCCATGGCACCCGAACTGCCCGACGACCCCACGTCCGAGCAGTTGGAGGCATGGGTGGAGTTGGCCGAACTCGCCGAAGACCCGGAGTTCCGGTCACTGATGCGCGGCCTGTTCACCGAGCACCCCGCCTTGGAAACGGCCCCACCGCGCAAGCCCATCGTCGCGCGCGTCGCGGAGACCGTGGCCCCGCTGCTGGCAGCCGGCGTCACCACCAACTCCCCGGAAGCGGCTCAGTCCGTCACACAAATCACCACCGCCTACGCCGCCGTCCAAGAGCAGGAAGATGACGCAGCCCTGCGCGAAAGCCTCGCCGCCCACCTGACCGCCGCCGCCGATCCGCGCCGCGAACGCTACTCGGAGCTCCTGTCGATCATCAACGGCTGGGACCCGCCCAACTACCCCGGCAAGGAGCTCGACTGGTTCCTCACAGCAATGGCTCAGACCGAGCACTAG
- a CDS encoding helix-turn-helix domain-containing protein, producing MVTTPDEPVLRGSPYRADCPTRRILDRIGDRWTVLIVGALWDGTARFSELRRRIEGISQKMLTQTLRGLERDGLVLRTVHPEVPVRVEYSLTEAGRTLREPLRALEEWAIAYLDDWSAAQEAYDRANRPSSDSRDRDK from the coding sequence GTGGTAACCACCCCGGACGAGCCGGTGCTCCGCGGCAGCCCCTACCGCGCGGACTGCCCGACCCGCCGCATCCTCGATCGCATCGGCGACCGCTGGACCGTGCTCATCGTGGGCGCCCTCTGGGACGGCACCGCCCGCTTCTCAGAACTGCGCCGACGCATCGAGGGCATCTCCCAGAAGATGCTCACCCAGACCCTCCGCGGGCTCGAACGGGACGGGCTCGTGCTCCGCACCGTCCACCCCGAAGTGCCGGTCCGCGTCGAGTACTCCCTCACCGAGGCGGGCCGCACCCTGCGCGAGCCACTGCGCGCGCTGGAGGAATGGGCGATCGCGTACCTTGACGACTGGTCGGCGGCGCAGGAAGCGTACGACCGCGCGAATCGGCCTTCTTCCGACTCCCGGGATCGCGACAAGTAA
- a CDS encoding NAD(P)-dependent oxidoreductase, translating into MSRITVIGGTGYAGSAIVAEAAARGHQVTALSRSAPEEPTPNVTYVQGDASDEATLAAAIEGSEVVVAALAPRGPLTGTFRDVYRAVARLADAAGARLFVVGGYSSLRPAPGADRFVTDLSHIPAELHDEIRAGAALIIEDLPAAPATLDWVFVSPALRFGAYMPAERLGRYRLGDDVAVQPDDGGAISAADYALGFIDLIEKGDHHRTQVNLAH; encoded by the coding sequence ATGTCTCGTATTACCGTCATCGGAGGTACCGGCTATGCCGGCTCGGCCATCGTCGCGGAGGCCGCTGCCCGCGGCCATCAGGTCACCGCGTTGAGCCGCTCGGCCCCCGAAGAACCGACCCCCAATGTGACCTATGTCCAAGGCGATGCCTCCGACGAAGCGACGCTCGCGGCAGCCATCGAGGGCTCGGAGGTCGTAGTGGCCGCACTCGCCCCGCGCGGCCCGCTGACCGGCACCTTCCGCGACGTGTACCGCGCCGTCGCGCGTCTGGCCGATGCCGCAGGCGCGCGCCTGTTCGTCGTCGGGGGCTACTCGTCGCTGCGTCCCGCGCCCGGAGCGGATCGCTTCGTCACCGACCTCAGCCACATCCCCGCGGAACTCCACGACGAGATCCGCGCGGGTGCGGCGCTCATCATCGAGGACCTCCCGGCCGCGCCCGCGACCCTCGACTGGGTCTTCGTGAGCCCGGCGCTCAGGTTTGGCGCCTACATGCCCGCCGAACGACTCGGCCGCTACCGACTCGGCGACGACGTCGCGGTCCAGCCCGACGACGGCGGCGCGATCTCCGCCGCCGACTATGCCCTCGGTTTCATCGACCTGATCGAGAAAGGCGACCACCACAGAACCCAGGTCAACCTCGCCCACTAA
- a CDS encoding LLM class flavin-dependent oxidoreductase, with the protein MVRWPSADGGGRTGRIGWDALTALTLAGTAAPGIELGTAVVPAPQRHPLVLAGQALSVQAATGNRLTLGLGAGISMMVTGMYGLPADRPAARMREYLSVLRPPSCAERRSLSVPGTTPPPILLAALAPAMLPGELADGTVAWMTGPRTLAGHVPEYRAVLDREQVTGPEPAGTPAAAEKAGPAASAPGRCVWGDRHPPPVPGPPRSGSSEAARQRSCRHRPTADRRPVWPCAAAWNQAFQMLVEC; encoded by the coding sequence ATGGTGCGATGGCCGAGTGCAGACGGCGGTGGTCGTACCGGCCGAATCGGCTGGGACGCCCTGACCGCCCTGACCCTGGCCGGCACCGCAGCGCCCGGGATCGAGTTGGGGACGGCGGTGGTGCCCGCCCCGCAACGCCACCCCCTTGTCCTGGCCGGTCAAGCCCTGAGCGTCCAGGCGGCGACCGGCAACCGGCTCACGCTGGGCCTCGGGGCGGGCATCTCGATGATGGTCACCGGCATGTACGGTCTTCCGGCCGATCGTCCTGCCGCTAGGATGCGTGAGTACCTCTCGGTCCTGCGCCCCCCCTCCTGCGCGGAGAGGCGGTCTCTCAGCGTCCCGGGGACGACGCCGCCGCCGATCTTGCTGGCCGCCCTGGCCCCCGCGATGCTGCCCGGCGAGCTCGCCGACGGCACCGTGGCCTGGATGACCGGCCCCCGAACCCTGGCCGGGCACGTCCCCGAATATCGGGCGGTGCTGGACCGCGAGCAGGTCACCGGTCCGGAGCCGGCGGGCACGCCCGCGGCGGCGGAGAAGGCCGGGCCGGCGGCGTCGGCGCCGGGACGATGCGTCTGGGGAGATCGGCACCCGCCGCCAGTCCCCGGCCCGCCTCGCAGCGGATCTTCGGAGGCCGCGCGGCAACGTAGTTGCAGACATCGGCCAACAGCCGATCGAAGACCCGTCTGGCCGTGTGCCGCCGCTTGGAATCAGGCTTTCCAGATGCTGGTGGAGTGTTAG
- a CDS encoding MFS transporter has protein sequence MPAPFGWAPLVVLFIVGLVDRIENKLLSGVLPAVQQEWGFSDTAAGSIPAAAALAAAVVCLPAGFLADRLSRTRIIAVVVFGWAIATLGSGLATGFVMFYLMRVLLAAAENIDNPATGSLLADYYPPVSRAKAYGLTRATSHLGGVGTLLGGVLAEAFSWRVAFLVMAVPGALTALLVWQLREPRRGELDRLAASVDKSQSSLASASSASAISSSTPTGLAVPMTEPSFWRQLRQVLAVPTLVLVCAGESLLLLGLAGIFYWLPTFMVRDLGVGTGTAGSLSGLIPVAGTLAGTLVGSWLGGRWHGTRKGGRLLAGGGGITAGSLVLAAALSMESVGSLTVLVSLSCSLMAIGLPNMTASLADVVPADSRGLGFAVQQLLITVGGAFGPLVVGIASDRLGSLLAGMYILVIPTVAGGLLTLRARTSYERDARKAMTTASRGR, from the coding sequence TTGCCCGCACCCTTCGGCTGGGCGCCGCTGGTCGTCCTGTTCATCGTGGGTCTGGTGGACCGGATCGAGAACAAGCTGCTGTCCGGTGTGCTCCCGGCCGTCCAGCAGGAGTGGGGGTTCAGCGACACCGCGGCGGGCTCGATCCCGGCGGCCGCCGCCCTGGCAGCGGCAGTGGTGTGCCTGCCCGCCGGGTTCCTGGCGGACCGGCTCAGCCGCACCCGGATCATCGCGGTGGTCGTCTTCGGCTGGGCGATCGCCACGCTGGGCTCCGGGCTGGCCACCGGGTTCGTCATGTTCTACCTGATGCGCGTGCTGCTGGCGGCGGCCGAGAACATCGACAATCCCGCCACGGGCAGCCTCCTCGCCGACTACTACCCGCCGGTCAGCCGCGCCAAGGCGTACGGGCTCACGCGCGCCACCTCGCACCTCGGAGGTGTCGGGACGCTGCTCGGCGGGGTGCTGGCGGAGGCGTTCTCCTGGCGTGTGGCGTTCCTCGTCATGGCAGTGCCGGGCGCGCTCACGGCGCTGCTCGTCTGGCAGCTGCGCGAGCCGCGACGCGGCGAACTCGACCGGCTGGCGGCGTCCGTCGACAAGTCTCAGTCCTCGCTCGCGTCCGCTTCCTCAGCCTCCGCCATCTCATCGTCCACTCCCACCGGTCTTGCAGTGCCCATGACCGAGCCGTCGTTCTGGCGGCAGCTCCGCCAGGTCCTTGCCGTCCCCACCCTGGTCCTGGTGTGCGCCGGGGAGTCCTTGCTCCTCCTCGGCCTGGCCGGGATCTTCTACTGGCTGCCCACGTTCATGGTGCGCGACCTCGGCGTCGGCACGGGCACGGCAGGCTCCCTGAGCGGACTGATCCCGGTCGCGGGGACGCTGGCCGGCACCCTCGTCGGCTCGTGGCTGGGCGGCAGGTGGCACGGCACCCGCAAGGGCGGACGCCTGCTGGCCGGGGGCGGCGGCATCACAGCGGGGTCCTTGGTCCTGGCCGCAGCGCTGTCGATGGAGTCGGTCGGCTCGCTGACCGTGCTCGTCTCGCTCTCCTGCTCGCTGATGGCCATCGGGCTCCCGAACATGACCGCGTCCCTCGCGGACGTGGTCCCGGCCGACTCGCGCGGGCTCGGCTTCGCCGTCCAGCAACTGCTGATCACCGTCGGCGGAGCCTTCGGACCCCTGGTCGTCGGGATCGCCTCCGACCGGCTCGGGTCGCTCCTCGCCGGCATGTACATCTTGGTGATCCCCACGGTGGCCGGCGGTCTCCTCACACTCAGAGCGAGGACGTCGTACGAACGGGACGCACGCAAGGCCATGACAACGGCCTCACGCGGCAGGTGA